From Nicotiana tabacum cultivar K326 chromosome 15, ASM71507v2, whole genome shotgun sequence, the proteins below share one genomic window:
- the LOC107814392 gene encoding LOW QUALITY PROTEIN: nonsense-mediated mRNA decay factor SMG7 (The sequence of the model RefSeq protein was modified relative to this genomic sequence to represent the inferred CDS: deleted 1 base in 1 codon), with protein MMTIPMDSAVDHLSREQVQRLYNKNVELENKRRKAAQARVPSDPSAWQQMRENYEAIILEDNAFSEQHEIEYALWQLHYRRIEELRAHFNAAVNSSVSTNSQNGKVPRRSGPDRVTKIRTQFKTFLSEATGFYHDLMLNIRAKYGLPLGLFSDDQENQIPSSKDGNKSVEVKKGLISCHSCLIYLGDLARYKGLYGVGDSKACDFAAASCYYLQASSLWPSSGNPHHQLAILASYSNDELVAIYRYFRSLAVESPFATARDNLIIAFEKNRQCYSQLVGDTKASSTKAVRPRTTGKGRSKGETRHPLKDGRVEASSVQEKGSSMSDIFKTFSTRFVRLNGILFTRTSLETFGEVQSVVKNDLLELLSSGTDEKYNFGSDTADCKLAFVRLVAILIFTVHNVNKESENQSYAEILQRSVLLQNAFTAVFEFMGHVVERCVQLNDPTTSFLLPGVLVFVEWLASRQDVALGNEPEEKQTRARSFFWKNYIAFFNKLLSSGFKFVAYDKDDACFFNMSRYDEGESDNRLALPEDFELRGFIPFLPAQLILDFSRKHSFGGDGGIKEKKSRLRRIIAAGKALANVVRVGEEGIYFDGRAKKFILGIEPQVSDDYALNCSMEVTKLSGIELENSAAGQLTVGALQPKQQLYVEGEEEDEVIVFKPSVVEKHVNGSASNMMTSEGHVSGVSAASVPPAVSVASVGLGKEMGPFSAALDGLIMQSALHASARPPSSIANNSGQYMQPIQPSALLWSVERAAVMNGFGSLNMIRNGPAIISELQDQVFPPMPYSVPFPQSFNFGMTNNIPVHIPDAAIPSNFSSLSSSVVGIHSMSIKSPSVMSTGIRKNPVSRPNRHLGPPPGFGSVPSKVLEESSSAMTIKNEHTTLPPMDDFSWLAGYQLPSSHQSIGFNNSINHSTQNYHSMSKSSSSVGMVSFPFPGKQEQPQQLQSGNQQSVELPQRHEGQSLWEGRFFV; from the exons ATGATGACCATTCCAATGGATAGTGCTGTCGATCATTTGTCTCGCGAGCAAGTTCAGCGCCTCTACAACAAG AATGTTGAGTTGGAGAATAAACGTAGAAAAGCAGCACAAGCTAGAGTTCCTTCTGACCCAAGTGCATGGCAACAAATGCGAGAAAACTACGAAGCTATCATCCTTGAGGATAATGCCTTCTCAGAACAACATGAAATAGAGTATGCCTTGTGGCAGTTGCATTACAGGAGAATTGAGGAATTGCGCGCACACTTCAATGCTGCTGTAAATTCTAGTGTGTCAACCAATTCTCAGAATGGGAAAGTTCCCCGTCGTAGTGGACCTGATCGCGTCACAAAGATCAGAACACAGTTTAAAACTTTTCTTTCAGAAGCAACAGGCTTTTATCATGATTTGATGCTAAATATTAGGGCCAAGTATGGCCTGCCGCTGGGATTATTCTCTGATGATCAAGAAAATCAGATTCCTTCCTCTAAAGATGGTAACAAATCTGTGGAGGTGAAGAAAGGATTGATATCCTGCCATAGTTGTTTGATTTATCTTGGCGATCTTGCTCGGTACAAAGGCTTATATGGTGTGGGTGATTCCAAAGCTTGTGATTTTGCGGCTGCTTCGTGTTATTACCTGCAAGCTTCTTCACTTTGGCCTTCAAGTGGCAATCCTCATCACCAG CTTGCAATACTGGCTTCCTATTCCAATGATGAGCTTGTGGCTATTTATCGCTATTTTCGCAGTCTTGCAGTAGAAAGCCCTTTTGCCACGGCAAGGGATAACTTGATCATTGCATTTGAGAAG AACCGTCAGTGTTACTCTCAACTTGTGGGGGATACTAAAGCTTCCTCCACCAAGGCCGTACGTCCTCGTACAACTGGCAAAGGAAGAAGTAAAGGAGAAACGAGGCATCCACTGAAAGATGGTAGGGTTGAAGCAAGTTCAGTCCAGGAAAAAGGTTCTAGTATGTCTGACATCTTCAAAACCTTCAGCACAAGATTTGTTCGATTGAATGGTATTCTTTTCACTCGCACTAG TTTGGAGACTTTTGGAGAAGTGCAATCGGTGGTTAAAAATGATCTGCTTGAGCTTCTCTCTTCTGGGACTGATGAGAAGTATAATTTTGGTTCTGACACTGCCGATTGTAAACTGGCTTTTGTAAGGCTCGTGGCCATCCTAATATTCACTGTTCATAACGTGAATAAGGAAAGCGAAAACCAGTCATATGCTGAGATTTTACAAAGATCGGTTCTTCTACAGAATGCATTCACTGCTGTGTTTGAGTTCATGGGTCATGTAGTTGAAAGATGTGTCCAGTTAAATGATCCCACAACAAGCTTCCTTTTGCCAGGGGTTTTGGTGTTTGTAGAATGGTTAGCGAGCCGTCAAGATGTTGCACTTGGCAACGAACCAGAAGAGAAGCAAACCAGGGCTAGATCATTTTTCTGGAAGAACTACATTGCTTTCTTTAATAAGCTTTTGTCTAGTGGGTTTAAGTTTGTTGCTTATGACAAGGATGATGCGTGCTTCTTCAATATGAGCAGGTATGATGAAGGAGAGAGCGATAATCGTCTTGCATTACCCGAGGATTTTGAGCTGAGAGGATTTATACCTTTTCTTCCGGCACAACTTATCCTTGATTTTTCAAGGAAACATTCTTTTGGTGGTGATGGTGGCATCAAAGAGAAGAAATCACGTCTC AGGAGGATAATAGCAGCAGGAAAGGCTCTTGCTAATGTGGTCCGTGTTGGAGAAGAGGGAATATATTTTGACGGTAGAGCAAAGAAATTCATCCTTGGCATTGAGCCTCAAGTATCTGATGATTATGCGCTTAATTGCTCCATGGAAGTTACCAAATTGAGTGGTATTGAGTTGGAGAATTCAGCTGCAGGGCAGTTAACTGTAGGAGCTCTGCAGCCAAAGCAACAATTGTATGTGGAAGGTGAGGAAGAAGATGAGGTAATTGTTTTTAAGCCATCGGTGGTAGAAAAGCATGTGAATGGAAGCGCTTCAAACATGATGACCTCAGAAGGTCATGTTTCTGGTGTTAGTGCTGCCAGTGTTCCTCCTGCGGTTAGCGTGGCCTCTGTTGGTCTAGGAAAAGAAATGGGTCCATTTTCAGCTGCACTTGATGGATTGATCATGCAGAGTGCATTACATGCTAGTGCAAGGCCACCCTCAAGTATTGCCAATAACAGTGGCCAATATATGCAGCCCATTCAACCAAGTGCTTTATTGTGGTCCGTTGAACGAGCTGCTGTTATGAATGGATTTGGCAGCTTGAACATGATAAGAAATGGTCCAGCTATAATATCTGAGTTGCAAGATCAAGTATTTCCACCTATGCCATATTCTGTCCCTTTTCCCCAGTCTTTCAATTTTGGCATGACAAATAATATTCCTGTGCATATCCCAGATGCTGCCATACCATCTAACTTCAGTTCACTTTCATCCTCAGTAGTTGGTATTCATAGCATGTCAATTAAGTCCCCATCAGTCATGTCAACAGGCATAAGGAAAAATCCAGTTAGCAGACCTAATAGGCATCTGGGTCCGCCTCCAGGCTTTGGTTCTGTTCCTTCGAAAGTCCTGGAGGAGTCTTCTTCAGCAATGACCATAAAGAATGAACATACTACTCTTCCTCCTATGGATGACTTTAGCTGGCTGGCTGGATATCAGTTGCCTTCATCACATCAGAGCATTGGTTTCAATAACTCCATTAATCATTCAACACAAAACTACCACTCAATGAGCAAGAGTAGTAGCTCCGTTGGGATGGTGAGCTTTCCTTTCCCTGGGAAACAG GAGCAACCTCAGCAACTCCAGAGTGGAAACCAACAGTCTGTTGAACTGCCTCAGCGGCATGAAGGACAGTCTCTGTGGGAAGGCCGTTTTTTTGTGTGA